A single genomic interval of Selenobaculum gibii harbors:
- the scfA gene encoding six-cysteine ranthipeptide SCIFF, translating into MAKRITTVNKASLQSTVHTGGCGECQASCQSACKTSCTVGNQVCAK; encoded by the coding sequence ATGGCTAAACGTATTACAACTGTGAACAAAGCTTCACTACAAAGCACAGTACATACTGGCGGTTGCGGAGAATGCCAAGCATCTTGCCAATCCGCTTGCAAAACTTCCTGCACTGTAGGAAACCAAGTTTGCGCGAAGTAG
- the gap gene encoding type I glyceraldehyde-3-phosphate dehydrogenase has translation MAVKVAINGFGRIGRLAFRQMFGAEGYEVVAINDLTSPKMLAHLLKYDSAQGRYALGDTVVAGEDSITVDGKTIKIYAKANAAELPWGEIGVDVVLECTGFYTSKEKASAHITAGAKKVVISAPAGNDLPTVVFNVNHDILKASDTVISAASCTTNCLAPMADALNKLAPIQSGIMSTIHAYTGDQMPLDGPQRKGDLRRSRAAAVNIVPNSTGAAKAIGLVIPELNGKLIGSAQRVPTPTGSTTILVAVVKGKVTKEEINAAMKASSNESFGYTEEELVSSDIIGIRYGSLFDATQTMVAPMENGDTQVQVVSWYDNENSYTSQMVRTIKYFAELA, from the coding sequence ATGGCAGTAAAAGTAGCTATTAATGGTTTTGGCCGTATTGGTCGTCTTGCATTTAGACAAATGTTCGGAGCTGAAGGGTACGAAGTTGTTGCTATCAATGATTTAACTAGTCCTAAAATGCTTGCTCACTTATTAAAATATGACTCTGCACAAGGAAGATATGCTTTAGGCGATACAGTAGTTGCTGGTGAAGATTCCATCACTGTTGATGGCAAAACAATTAAAATCTATGCAAAAGCTAATGCAGCTGAATTACCTTGGGGTGAAATCGGCGTTGATGTAGTTTTAGAATGTACAGGCTTCTATACTTCTAAAGAAAAAGCTTCTGCTCATATTACAGCAGGTGCTAAAAAAGTTGTTATCTCTGCTCCAGCTGGTAACGATCTTCCTACAGTTGTATTCAATGTTAACCATGACATCTTAAAAGCTAGCGATACAGTAATTTCTGCTGCTTCTTGTACTACAAACTGCTTAGCTCCTATGGCTGATGCATTAAACAAATTAGCTCCTATTCAAAGTGGTATCATGAGCACTATTCATGCTTACACTGGTGATCAAATGCCTCTTGATGGTCCACAAAGAAAAGGTGACTTAAGAAGATCCCGTGCTGCTGCAGTTAACATCGTTCCTAACTCTACTGGTGCTGCAAAAGCTATCGGTTTAGTTATTCCTGAATTAAACGGTAAATTAATTGGTTCTGCACAACGCGTTCCAACTCCAACTGGTTCCACTACTATTTTAGTAGCAGTTGTAAAAGGCAAAGTAACTAAAGAAGAAATCAATGCAGCGATGAAAGCATCATCTAACGAATCTTTCGGTTACACTGAAGAAGAATTAGTATCCAGTGATATCATTGGTATCAGATACGGTTCTTTATTCGATGCTACTCAAACAATGGTAGCTCCTATGGAAAATGGCGATACTCAAGTACAAGTTGTTTCTTGGTATGACAATGAAAACAGCTATACTAGCCAAATGGTTCGTACTATTAAATATTTTGCTGAACTTGCATAA
- the scfB gene encoding thioether cross-link-forming SCIFF peptide maturase yields the protein MGDRERIHKFYLNGMYIMLDINSGAVHVIDKMIYDMMDIYDGTNGDKVVEALSNQYDKAELIEAVEELGTLVARKELFAPDLDVPPTFSAKPLVKSLCLHVAHDCNLRCKYCFAGTGDFGHDRSLMSKEVGEKAVDFIIENSGQRKHCELDFFGGEPLMNMPVVKHVVEYVRKREKETGKEFKLTLTTNGVLLNDANIKYLNDNNISLVLSLDGRKEVHDNMRLNVAGKGSYDGILANFKKLVKARDGQNYFLRGTFTAYNLDFTTDVLDMADKGFNLLSVEPVVAKDCDYELKEEHLPKLYEEYERLAKEFITRKENGNGFEFFHFNMDINNGPCVAKRLSGCGAGHEYFAVAPNGDLYPCHQFVGRDQYLLGTIFEGVKKKEMPEHFRQAHVLNKPECSNCWARFYCSGGCHANADLFNDDIKKPYKIGCELQKKRMECALMIQAYFAMK from the coding sequence ATGGGAGACAGAGAAAGAATTCATAAGTTTTACCTAAATGGCATGTATATTATGCTGGATATTAACAGCGGTGCAGTACATGTAATTGATAAAATGATTTATGATATGATGGATATTTATGATGGAACGAACGGCGATAAAGTTGTTGAAGCATTAAGTAATCAATATGATAAGGCGGAGCTTATAGAAGCGGTGGAGGAGTTAGGAACGCTTGTTGCGCGGAAAGAATTATTTGCACCGGACTTAGATGTACCGCCAACCTTTAGTGCAAAACCTTTAGTTAAATCGCTTTGTTTGCATGTAGCGCATGATTGTAACTTACGCTGTAAATACTGTTTTGCGGGAACTGGTGACTTTGGTCATGACCGTAGCTTAATGAGTAAGGAAGTTGGCGAAAAAGCAGTTGATTTTATCATTGAAAATAGTGGTCAACGTAAACATTGTGAATTGGACTTTTTCGGTGGTGAGCCGTTAATGAATATGCCAGTAGTAAAGCATGTCGTTGAATATGTTCGTAAAAGAGAAAAAGAAACGGGAAAAGAATTTAAATTAACGCTTACGACAAATGGCGTATTATTAAACGATGCAAATATTAAATATTTAAATGATAATAATATTAGTCTCGTATTAAGTTTAGATGGTCGCAAAGAAGTACATGATAATATGCGACTGAATGTTGCTGGTAAAGGCAGTTATGATGGAATTTTAGCTAACTTTAAAAAGTTAGTGAAAGCGCGAGATGGGCAGAATTATTTCTTACGTGGAACGTTCACAGCGTACAATCTTGATTTTACTACCGATGTACTTGATATGGCGGATAAAGGATTTAATCTATTATCGGTAGAGCCTGTAGTTGCAAAGGATTGTGATTATGAATTAAAAGAGGAACATTTGCCGAAACTGTATGAGGAATATGAGCGTTTAGCAAAAGAATTTATTACACGTAAAGAAAATGGTAATGGCTTCGAGTTTTTCCATTTTAATATGGATATTAATAATGGTCCATGTGTAGCAAAACGCTTAAGCGGCTGTGGTGCTGGTCATGAATATTTTGCAGTTGCGCCAAATGGAGATTTGTATCCATGTCATCAATTTGTTGGACGTGACCAATATTTATTAGGAACTATTTTTGAAGGTGTAAAGAAAAAAGAGATGCCCGAACATTTTAGACAAGCGCATGTCTTAAATAAACCTGAATGTAGTAATTGCTGGGCTAGATTCTACTGTAGTGGTGGTTGCCATGCAAATGCGGATTTATTTAATGATGATATTAAAAAGCCTTATAAAATCGGTTGTGAATTACAGAAAAAACGGATGGAATGTGCTTTGATGATTCAAGCGTATTTCGCGATGAAATAA
- a CDS encoding phosphoglycerate kinase, whose product MLNKKSIVDIDVNGKKVFVRVDYNVPMDAEQNITNDTRIRATLPTVNYLLDNNAAVILACHVGRPKGKPVPEFSVAPIVKRLSELLGKEVKMAPDCVGEEASKMAADLKPGEVLLLQNLRYHSEEEKNDPEFAKQLASLADIAVNDAFGVSHRAHASVEGITKYIPTVAGFLMEKEIKFVGQAVANPQRPFVAIIGGAKVSDKIGVISNLLEKVDTLIIGGGMAHTFDAAKGYKIGASLCEPDKIDLAKELIKKAEEKNVNLVLPVDIIAADKFAPDANTQIVDVKEIPEGWLGLDSGPKTSEKYVDALKGAKTVVWNGPMGVFEMDAFAQGTKDVAQAVADSGATSIVGGGDSISALKKTGLSDKITHISTGGGATLEFLEGKVLPGIAALADK is encoded by the coding sequence ATGCTTAACAAAAAATCTATCGTTGATATTGATGTCAATGGCAAAAAAGTTTTTGTTCGTGTCGATTATAACGTACCAATGGATGCTGAACAAAATATCACAAATGATACAAGAATCAGAGCTACATTACCGACTGTAAATTACTTACTAGACAATAATGCTGCTGTTATTCTTGCTTGTCATGTTGGTCGTCCAAAAGGAAAACCAGTTCCTGAGTTCTCCGTTGCGCCAATTGTAAAACGCTTAAGTGAATTACTTGGCAAAGAAGTAAAAATGGCTCCGGATTGTGTTGGTGAAGAAGCAAGCAAAATGGCTGCTGATTTAAAACCAGGTGAAGTTTTATTATTACAAAACCTTCGTTACCATAGTGAAGAAGAAAAAAATGATCCTGAATTTGCAAAACAATTGGCTTCTTTAGCTGATATTGCAGTGAATGACGCATTTGGTGTGTCTCACCGTGCCCATGCTTCTGTTGAAGGAATTACAAAATACATTCCTACAGTTGCAGGTTTCTTAATGGAAAAAGAAATTAAATTCGTAGGTCAAGCTGTAGCAAATCCGCAGCGCCCTTTTGTTGCTATTATTGGTGGGGCGAAAGTTTCCGATAAAATTGGTGTAATTTCTAACTTACTTGAAAAAGTAGATACATTAATTATCGGTGGCGGTATGGCACATACTTTTGATGCTGCTAAAGGATACAAAATTGGGGCATCTCTTTGCGAACCAGATAAAATCGATTTAGCAAAAGAATTGATCAAAAAAGCAGAAGAAAAAAATGTAAATCTTGTTTTACCAGTTGATATTATTGCAGCTGATAAATTTGCTCCAGATGCAAATACACAAATCGTTGATGTTAAAGAAATTCCAGAAGGTTGGTTAGGTCTTGATAGTGGTCCTAAAACTTCTGAAAAATATGTAGATGCTTTAAAAGGTGCAAAAACTGTTGTTTGGAACGGACCTATGGGCGTATTTGAAATGGATGCTTTTGCACAAGGGACAAAAGATGTTGCACAAGCTGTAGCTGATTCCGGTGCGACTAGTATCGTTGGCGGTGGAGATTCTATTTCCGCACTTAAGAAAACTGGTCTTTCCGATAAAATCACACATATCTCAACTGGTGGCGGTGCAACATTAGAATTCTTAGAAGGTAAAGTATTACCTGGAATTGCTGCACTTGCAGATAAATAA
- the tpiA gene encoding triose-phosphate isomerase: MRTPIIAGNWKMHNTMEQGTKLVKDLAALVKDAKATVVVCAPYTALQAATKAASGTNVHVGAQNVHWEEKGAFTGEISVPMLQEIGVEYVVIGHSERREYFGETDETVNKRVKAAIAGGIVPIMCCGESLETREAGTTNEFVGAQVEAGLAGLTAEQVSNLVIAYEPIWAIGTGKTATSDQANEVCAFIRGVVAKDFGKDAADKVRIQYGGSVKPATIAELMGKSDIDGALVGGASLKAEDFSQIVKF; this comes from the coding sequence ATGCGTACACCTATTATTGCGGGTAACTGGAAAATGCACAACACTATGGAACAAGGTACTAAATTAGTAAAAGATTTAGCTGCTTTAGTAAAAGATGCAAAAGCTACTGTTGTAGTTTGCGCTCCTTATACTGCTCTTCAAGCTGCGACTAAAGCTGCTTCTGGCACAAACGTTCACGTTGGCGCACAAAACGTACATTGGGAAGAAAAAGGTGCTTTCACTGGTGAAATCTCCGTACCTATGTTACAAGAAATTGGCGTTGAATACGTGGTTATCGGTCACTCCGAACGTCGTGAATATTTCGGTGAAACTGATGAAACTGTAAATAAAAGAGTAAAAGCTGCAATCGCTGGTGGAATTGTGCCAATTATGTGTTGTGGTGAAAGCTTAGAAACTCGTGAAGCTGGTACTACAAATGAATTCGTTGGGGCACAAGTAGAAGCTGGTCTTGCTGGTTTAACTGCTGAACAAGTTTCTAACCTTGTAATTGCTTACGAACCAATTTGGGCAATTGGTACAGGTAAAACTGCAACTTCTGATCAAGCAAACGAAGTATGCGCATTTATCCGTGGCGTTGTTGCAAAAGATTTCGGTAAAGATGCTGCTGATAAAGTTAGAATTCAATACGGCGGTAGCGTAAAACCTGCTACAATTGCTGAACTTATGGGTAAAAGCGATATTGATGGTGCTTTAGTTGGTGGTGCTTCTCTTAAAGCTGAAGACTTCAGTCAAATCGTAAAATTTTAA
- a CDS encoding copper amine oxidase — protein sequence MRFFVKVVLALFISMTCISSTFAEASQHKNVKRADLVNVNEWKVSSADTGGTLLFSDSPEEAKEDGILYTDKVEGKTRLFYYHTNATNKPKKVVAVMENLMDDKVSIVVNRYALTGPSKDYLYVGKTAQKDFFDGKYMTYVHLKANQSKVIHPMMEQQKIDKDELVNGIFEFEAKTPIKVTVAIMPMNADPIEFLKTAKVLPRDKHGLRGTFTGMDRVIKSEREYDPKKDGIVSITLADGKIDQYRTGIDATDGSITENYGNYGILYKINIPTKGRASTNYYLSPRGGVYAGVIGVKDNVFNDMTVIETPSEKPFFGTEKKVDEIAYLGKYENRHPLWIEFSPPGASNLPVKLILAPVE from the coding sequence ATGAGGTTTTTTGTTAAAGTGGTTTTGGCTTTATTTATATCAATGACTTGTATTAGTTCAACATTTGCTGAAGCTAGTCAGCATAAAAATGTAAAACGTGCGGATCTTGTCAATGTGAATGAATGGAAAGTAAGTTCTGCTGATACTGGAGGAACGCTGTTATTTTCCGATAGCCCAGAGGAAGCTAAAGAAGATGGAATTTTGTATACCGATAAAGTAGAAGGAAAGACAAGACTTTTTTACTATCATACAAATGCAACGAACAAACCTAAAAAGGTTGTTGCAGTAATGGAAAATTTAATGGATGATAAAGTGAGTATTGTTGTTAACCGTTATGCATTAACAGGACCAAGTAAAGATTATTTATACGTTGGGAAAACTGCCCAAAAAGATTTTTTTGATGGTAAATATATGACCTATGTACATTTAAAAGCAAATCAAAGTAAAGTAATTCATCCAATGATGGAACAACAAAAAATCGATAAAGATGAGTTAGTAAATGGAATTTTTGAATTTGAAGCAAAAACACCTATAAAAGTTACAGTTGCAATTATGCCAATGAATGCAGATCCAATAGAATTTTTAAAAACTGCGAAAGTTTTACCACGAGATAAACATGGTCTTCGTGGGACTTTTACGGGAATGGATAGAGTTATTAAAAGTGAACGCGAATACGATCCTAAAAAAGATGGTATAGTTTCAATTACATTAGCAGATGGAAAAATTGATCAATATCGTACTGGTATTGATGCGACTGATGGAAGTATTACAGAGAATTACGGCAATTATGGAATTTTATACAAAATCAATATTCCGACAAAAGGTAGAGCCAGTACAAATTATTACCTCTCTCCAAGAGGCGGAGTTTATGCTGGTGTTATCGGCGTGAAAGACAATGTGTTTAATGATATGACAGTTATAGAGACTCCAAGTGAAAAGCCGTTTTTTGGAACGGAGAAAAAGGTAGATGAAATTGCCTATTTGGGGAAATATGAAAATAGACATCCATTGTGGATCGAGTTCTCTCCACCAGGAGCATCTAACTTACCGGTAAAACTTATTTTGGCACCAGTTGAATGA